The following coding sequences are from one Ramlibacter henchirensis window:
- the paoA gene encoding aldehyde dehydrogenase iron-sulfur subunit PaoA: MNLHDEPTLRRRELLLAGAASAAATVPTLAEAQDGQRAAPEVPVTSSVTLEVNGTPRTLNVDTRTTLLDALRENLHLTGTKKGCDQGQCGACTVLVNGRRTVSCLSLAVMHPGAKVTTIEGLGTPKRLHPMQAAFIKHDGYQCGFCTPGQICSAVAVLDEIRRDVPSHATSDLNARPVLSAAELRERMSGNLCRCGAYSNIVDAISEVGGVKA; the protein is encoded by the coding sequence ATGAACCTCCACGACGAACCGACTCTCCGGCGCCGCGAACTGCTGCTGGCCGGCGCTGCTTCCGCCGCTGCCACCGTGCCGACGCTGGCCGAGGCGCAGGACGGCCAGCGCGCCGCCCCCGAAGTGCCGGTCACGTCCAGCGTCACCCTGGAAGTGAACGGCACGCCGCGCACGCTGAACGTGGACACCCGCACGACGCTGCTGGACGCATTGCGTGAGAACCTGCACCTCACGGGCACGAAGAAGGGCTGCGACCAGGGCCAGTGCGGCGCCTGCACCGTGCTCGTGAACGGCCGCCGCACCGTCTCCTGCCTGAGCCTCGCGGTGATGCACCCCGGCGCGAAAGTCACCACCATCGAAGGGCTGGGCACGCCCAAGCGCTTGCACCCGATGCAGGCCGCTTTCATCAAGCACGACGGCTACCAGTGCGGCTTCTGCACCCCGGGGCAGATCTGTTCCGCCGTCGCCGTGCTCGACGAGATCCGCCGTGATGTTCCCAGCCATGCCACTTCCGACCTGAATGCCCGTCCGGTGTTGTCCGCCGCCGAGCTGCGCGAGCGCATGAGCGGCAACCTCTGCCGCTGCGGCGCGTATTCCAACATCGTCGACGCGATCTCGGAAGTCGGGGGGGTCAAAGCATGA
- a CDS encoding carboxymuconolactone decarboxylase family protein, protein MRRRAVFAAAASLTVFAHPPLHAQPTPAAMDTTNALTRKQLAIAPIGAAAARGDLPQLSAALEEGLDAGLSISDAKEILVQMYAYAGFPRSLNALGELMKVLQARKQRGLHDAAGRDPAPLPTGQALRALGTANQTRLSGAPVTGPLFEFAPTIDEYLKTHLFGDIFGRDNLDWQSRELATVGALSAMEGVDLQLQAHIRISMNVGLTTAQLRAAAGAMAQRGQADAARRALVALDRTPAPSR, encoded by the coding sequence ATGCGCCGCCGTGCCGTCTTCGCCGCCGCCGCGTCCCTCACCGTCTTCGCGCACCCACCACTGCACGCGCAACCCACGCCCGCCGCCATGGACACCACGAACGCCCTCACCCGCAAGCAGCTGGCGATCGCGCCGATCGGCGCCGCCGCCGCGCGCGGCGACCTGCCGCAGCTGTCCGCGGCGCTGGAAGAAGGCCTGGATGCGGGCCTGTCCATCAGCGACGCGAAGGAGATCCTGGTCCAGATGTATGCCTACGCCGGGTTCCCGCGCAGCCTGAACGCACTCGGGGAACTGATGAAGGTGCTGCAGGCGCGCAAGCAGCGCGGTTTGCATGACGCAGCGGGCCGCGACCCGGCCCCGCTGCCCACGGGCCAGGCATTGCGCGCACTCGGCACCGCCAACCAGACCCGGCTGTCGGGCGCGCCCGTGACAGGGCCGTTGTTCGAGTTCGCGCCCACCATCGACGAGTACCTGAAGACGCACCTGTTCGGCGACATCTTCGGCCGCGACAACCTCGATTGGCAGAGCCGCGAGCTGGCCACTGTTGGCGCGCTGTCCGCAATGGAAGGCGTGGACTTGCAGTTGCAGGCCCACATCCGCATCAGCATGAACGTCGGCCTGACCACCGCGCAGCTGCGCGCCGCCGCCGGCGCGATGGCCCAACGCGGACAGGCCGATGCCGCACGGCGCGCGCTCGTCGCGCTCGACCGGACTCCCGCACCCTCCCGCTGA
- a CDS encoding cupin domain-containing protein — protein MTMKSTLATTCAVLIHLAAGTGHAQTPPTSAAQQITPAGSQPSAAGRAEYFTGRVRVDPLWPADPGINASGAYVTFEPGARSAWHTHPAGQRLVVMSGVGLTQEQGKPVQVIRPGDVVWCPPNVKHWHGAAPGTAMTHLAVTGTLDGRNVTWMEKVGDEQYKAR, from the coding sequence ATGACGATGAAGTCGACACTGGCCACCACCTGCGCTGTCCTGATCCACCTGGCGGCGGGCACCGGCCATGCGCAGACCCCTCCCACGTCGGCTGCGCAGCAGATCACGCCCGCGGGCTCGCAGCCGTCGGCGGCCGGCCGCGCCGAGTACTTCACCGGCCGCGTGCGCGTCGACCCCCTGTGGCCGGCCGACCCCGGCATCAACGCCTCCGGCGCCTACGTCACGTTCGAGCCGGGCGCCCGCTCGGCGTGGCACACGCACCCGGCAGGCCAGCGCCTGGTCGTGATGTCCGGCGTCGGGCTGACGCAGGAGCAAGGCAAGCCGGTGCAGGTCATCCGCCCCGGCGACGTGGTGTGGTGCCCACCGAACGTGAAGCACTGGCACGGCGCGGCGCCGGGAACCGCCATGACCCATCTTGCCGTGACCGGCACGCTGGACGGCAGGAACGTGACATGGATGGAGAAGGTCGGCGATGAGCAATACAAGGCCCGCTGA
- a CDS encoding MFS transporter → MTLCVALLIAAEFMPVSLLTPMAQDLNATSGMTGQAISISGLFAVLTSLLIAPIAGRFDRRVVLMTLTGCMLASLVLIALAPNFTVLMAARALLGVTVGGFWALSTATVMRLVPRASLPKAMGVLYMGNAVATAVAAPVGSYLGGVMGWRGVFWILVPLAALNLAWQWTSLPAMRPPATIPLRRVLGLLGRRNVAFAMLGVMLSFGGAFATFTYLRPFLETSAQATLPQISLLLLGLGAAGFAGTSAATALLRRHLYALLGALPLALAAVTLAMLAGAGDLRAVGLAMVAWGAINAAIPVCWSNWLAKGVADEPEAGGGLLVAAIQLAIMLGAALGGWLLDHFSITATFLGGAALLALAALAVGRGTRLQPRAA, encoded by the coding sequence ATGACCCTGTGCGTCGCCCTGCTCATAGCCGCCGAGTTCATGCCGGTGAGCCTGCTGACGCCGATGGCGCAGGACCTGAACGCGACCAGCGGCATGACGGGGCAGGCCATCTCCATCTCGGGACTGTTCGCTGTGCTCACCAGCCTGCTCATTGCACCGATTGCGGGGCGCTTCGACCGCCGCGTGGTGCTGATGACGCTGACGGGCTGCATGCTGGCGTCGCTGGTGCTGATCGCGCTGGCGCCGAACTTCACTGTGCTGATGGCTGCCCGGGCGCTGCTCGGCGTCACGGTCGGCGGGTTCTGGGCGCTCTCGACCGCCACGGTCATGCGGCTGGTGCCGCGCGCTTCGCTGCCGAAAGCGATGGGCGTGCTGTACATGGGCAATGCGGTCGCGACCGCCGTGGCGGCGCCGGTGGGCAGCTACCTCGGCGGCGTGATGGGCTGGCGCGGCGTGTTCTGGATCCTGGTGCCCCTGGCCGCACTCAACCTCGCGTGGCAATGGACCAGCCTGCCCGCGATGCGCCCGCCGGCGACCATCCCGTTGCGGCGCGTGCTCGGCCTCCTGGGGCGCCGCAACGTGGCGTTCGCGATGCTGGGCGTGATGCTCTCGTTCGGCGGCGCGTTCGCCACGTTCACCTACCTGCGCCCGTTCCTGGAGACCTCGGCGCAGGCCACGCTACCCCAGATCTCCCTGCTGCTGCTGGGCCTGGGCGCCGCGGGCTTCGCGGGGACCTCGGCCGCGACGGCGCTGCTGCGGCGGCACCTGTACGCGCTGCTCGGCGCGCTGCCGCTGGCCTTGGCGGCGGTGACGCTCGCGATGTTGGCCGGCGCCGGCGACCTGCGCGCCGTCGGGCTGGCGATGGTCGCGTGGGGCGCGATCAACGCCGCGATCCCGGTGTGCTGGTCGAACTGGCTCGCGAAAGGCGTGGCCGACGAACCGGAAGCGGGTGGCGGGCTGCTGGTCGCCGCCATCCAGCTGGCGATCATGCTCGGCGCCGCCCTCGGCGGCTGGCTGCTCGACCACTTCTCCATCACCGCGACATTCCTCGGCGGCGCCGCCCTCCTCGCGCTCGCCGCGCTGGCCGTGGGCCGAGGCACGCGCCTGCAACCCCGCGCGGCCTGA
- a CDS encoding LysR family transcriptional regulator, producing the protein MPRENLNDLLAFLAVAQDRSFTRAAARLGVSQSALSHTIRSLEERLGVRLLTRTTRSVSPTEAGERLMQTVAPRLEEIEAEISAVSDLGERPSGTVRITAIDHVIDSVLWPRLAPVLEKYPDVRVEISSDYRLIDVAAERYDIGVRYGDQVEKDMVAVRLTPDVPMTIVAAPRYFETHPVPVRVQDLVRHNCITLRLAGGGIYAWELRDGGREVEARVTGQVTFNGAYQMLSAALSGYGLAFLPEEMTQPHVRAGRLVRVMDDCCPSFPGLHAYYPSRRHSSRALRMVIDAIRATD; encoded by the coding sequence ATGCCGCGCGAGAACCTCAACGACCTCCTTGCCTTCCTGGCCGTGGCGCAGGACCGCAGCTTCACCCGTGCGGCGGCCCGGCTCGGTGTGTCTCAGTCGGCGCTCAGCCACACCATCCGCAGCCTCGAGGAGCGGCTGGGCGTGCGCCTGCTGACCCGGACCACGCGCAGCGTCTCGCCGACCGAGGCCGGGGAACGACTGATGCAGACCGTGGCGCCGCGGCTTGAAGAAATCGAGGCCGAGATCAGCGCCGTCAGCGACCTGGGCGAGCGGCCTTCAGGCACCGTGCGGATCACCGCCATCGACCACGTGATCGACTCGGTGCTGTGGCCGCGCCTTGCCCCGGTGCTGGAGAAGTACCCGGACGTCCGGGTGGAGATCAGCTCCGACTACCGGCTGATCGACGTCGCGGCCGAGCGCTACGACATCGGCGTGCGCTACGGCGACCAGGTCGAGAAGGACATGGTGGCGGTGCGGCTCACGCCCGATGTGCCCATGACCATCGTGGCCGCGCCGCGCTACTTCGAGACCCACCCCGTCCCGGTGCGTGTGCAGGATCTGGTGCGGCACAACTGCATCACGCTGCGGCTCGCCGGCGGCGGCATCTACGCCTGGGAACTGCGCGATGGCGGTCGCGAGGTCGAGGCGCGCGTCACCGGGCAAGTCACCTTCAATGGCGCCTACCAGATGCTCAGCGCGGCGCTCAGCGGCTACGGCCTGGCATTCCTGCCCGAGGAGATGACACAGCCCCATGTTCGAGCTGGCCGGCTGGTGCGAGTGATGGACGATTGCTGCCCCAGCTTCCCGGGCCTGCATGCCTACTACCCGAGCCGCCGGCACTCGTCCCGCGCCCTGCGGATGGTGATCGATGCGATCCGCGCCACGGATTGA
- a CDS encoding alpha/beta hydrolase — protein sequence MGRVVDPPRTAALYAPLARKEPYAGVRVARDIAYGPDARHRLDVFEPEAKGAPRPVLVFVHGGGFTAGNKRSGTSPFYDNIMLWAVASGMVGVNMTHRLAPDHRWPAAQEDIAAALRWVHGNVRGHGGDAARIYLMGHSAGAAHVAHYVAHPRFHVQPEGGIAGAMIVSGLFAVPAGLTNAPINAYFGNDGSQHAGQSALPGLASTRVPLMFAFAELDPAEFPVQAKLLQDAMCAANRCPRIHWLLGHSHMSEVYSINTADRALTDLMLAFMSRQR from the coding sequence ATGGGACGCGTGGTCGACCCGCCGCGAACTGCCGCGCTCTACGCGCCACTCGCGCGCAAGGAGCCCTATGCCGGCGTGAGGGTCGCTCGCGACATCGCCTACGGGCCGGATGCGCGCCACCGTCTCGACGTCTTCGAGCCGGAGGCGAAAGGCGCGCCGCGTCCCGTGCTTGTGTTCGTGCATGGCGGTGGCTTCACGGCCGGCAACAAGCGCAGCGGCACGAGCCCCTTCTACGACAACATCATGCTGTGGGCAGTCGCCAGCGGCATGGTCGGCGTCAACATGACTCACCGACTCGCGCCGGATCACCGGTGGCCCGCCGCGCAGGAGGACATCGCCGCGGCGCTGCGGTGGGTGCATGGCAACGTCCGCGGGCACGGCGGCGATGCGGCGCGGATCTACCTCATGGGACATTCGGCCGGCGCTGCGCACGTCGCGCACTATGTCGCCCATCCGCGCTTCCACGTGCAGCCGGAAGGTGGCATCGCCGGCGCGATGATCGTCTCGGGCCTGTTTGCAGTACCTGCTGGATTGACGAACGCGCCGATCAATGCCTACTTCGGCAACGACGGTTCGCAACACGCCGGGCAATCCGCACTGCCTGGACTGGCTTCGACGCGGGTGCCCCTGATGTTCGCGTTCGCCGAGCTGGACCCGGCCGAATTCCCGGTGCAAGCGAAGCTGCTGCAGGATGCCATGTGCGCAGCGAATCGCTGCCCGCGCATTCACTGGCTGCTCGGACACAGTCACATGTCCGAGGTGTATTCGATCAACACCGCCGACCGCGCGCTGACCGACCTGATGCTCGCGTTCATGAGCCGGCAACGCTGA
- a CDS encoding alpha/beta fold hydrolase — protein MQEQVFQLRGTSIFAIAQGAGIPLVCLHGISANAYVFEPVMTMLAPDFRAVSIDQRGHGRSGRPGSYRALDFAGDVADLIEHLDIGPAVVLGHALGARNAFFAANRFPQHVRGIVAVDFSPFIEPAVIDALATRVKSGDRAFADLCEVESYLAARYPKLPRDAIARRARHGYRVAADGSWRPFADGNAMALTVEGMREDFEDEVRRLRQPSLMVHGADSMMLSGSAWSKTKELRPDIEAVAIPGADHYVPETSPTELSAAVRGMLPKWE, from the coding sequence ATGCAAGAACAGGTCTTCCAGCTCCGCGGCACTTCTATCTTCGCCATAGCACAGGGCGCAGGCATTCCCCTCGTGTGTCTGCATGGGATTAGCGCCAATGCTTACGTCTTCGAACCCGTTATGACGATGCTTGCGCCAGACTTCCGCGCCGTGAGCATCGACCAGCGCGGCCACGGCCGAAGTGGCAGACCCGGAAGTTACCGCGCGCTGGATTTCGCGGGCGACGTCGCGGACCTCATTGAGCACCTGGACATCGGACCCGCGGTCGTCCTTGGCCATGCGCTGGGCGCACGCAACGCGTTTTTCGCCGCCAATCGGTTTCCGCAACATGTTCGAGGCATCGTCGCGGTCGACTTCTCACCCTTCATCGAACCGGCCGTGATCGATGCATTGGCCACGCGCGTGAAATCGGGGGACCGCGCCTTCGCAGACCTCTGCGAAGTCGAGTCTTACCTTGCAGCACGTTATCCCAAGCTGCCGCGGGACGCGATCGCGCGACGTGCGCGCCACGGCTATCGTGTCGCAGCGGATGGCTCGTGGCGGCCGTTCGCCGACGGGAACGCAATGGCACTCACGGTGGAGGGCATGCGGGAAGACTTCGAGGACGAAGTCCGACGACTCCGCCAGCCTTCTCTGATGGTGCATGGCGCCGACAGCATGATGCTAAGCGGCAGCGCTTGGTCGAAGACGAAGGAGCTCAGGCCCGATATAGAGGCCGTCGCAATTCCGGGCGCGGATCACTATGTTCCCGAGACAAGCCCCACCGAACTTTCAGCAGCTGTCCGAGGCATGCTGCCGAAGTGGGAATGA
- a CDS encoding alpha/beta fold hydrolase, whose amino-acid sequence MAMELNSVTLALPHIKLHAVEAGEGQLALMFHGITANAHVFEPMIRQLAPYFRCLAFDQRGHGRSDKPAAGYDASDFAEDIAAIIRHLGHGPALLIGHSLGSRNAIEAAARHPELISGVIGIEFIPFIEEQVLDDLAARVGGGDRIFASVEEIEEYLAGRYPLMPADAVARRARYGYLKTDAGWRPLADPKAMAATAAGLRGDMEPAFRANKVPTLLIRGSLSKLVTVEAWRRATSARPDLKALELPNADHYVPEEIPDRVVEEIMSFARAAAIIE is encoded by the coding sequence ATGGCTATGGAGCTCAACTCAGTCACGCTGGCTCTGCCCCACATCAAGCTGCACGCGGTCGAAGCGGGCGAGGGCCAGCTCGCCCTGATGTTCCACGGGATCACGGCCAACGCACACGTGTTCGAGCCCATGATCAGACAGCTCGCGCCGTACTTTCGCTGCCTGGCGTTTGACCAGCGCGGCCATGGGCGCTCGGATAAGCCGGCGGCAGGCTATGACGCCTCGGATTTTGCGGAAGACATCGCTGCCATCATTCGCCATCTTGGCCACGGTCCGGCGCTGCTGATTGGCCACTCGCTTGGATCCCGCAACGCCATCGAAGCCGCCGCCAGGCACCCCGAGCTGATCAGCGGCGTAATCGGGATCGAATTCATCCCGTTTATTGAAGAGCAGGTTCTCGACGACTTGGCCGCGCGTGTGGGCGGCGGCGACAGGATCTTTGCGTCGGTTGAGGAGATCGAGGAATACCTTGCTGGCCGCTATCCGCTGATGCCTGCCGACGCCGTAGCGAGGCGTGCGCGTTATGGCTACCTCAAGACAGATGCGGGTTGGCGCCCGCTCGCCGATCCGAAGGCAATGGCCGCTACGGCCGCTGGGCTGCGGGGAGACATGGAGCCCGCATTCCGCGCCAACAAGGTTCCCACCTTACTCATTCGAGGTTCGCTGTCCAAGTTGGTGACGGTCGAGGCTTGGCGTCGGGCCACGTCGGCGCGTCCCGACCTGAAGGCGCTCGAATTGCCGAACGCCGACCACTACGTACCGGAAGAAATCCCGGATCGCGTGGTGGAGGAAATCATGTCGTTCGCGCGCGCCGCGGCAATCATCGAATAG
- a CDS encoding Bug family tripartite tricarboxylate transporter substrate binding protein: MKAIFRFLLLLTFAVGAAHAQFPNKPIRLILSTSPGGGADVTARLIAPKLSEGLGQNVVVENRPGASGMIAGEYVARQPADGYTILLDITTHAVNPALYPKMPYEPLKDLVPVTQVMQAPNVLVVHPSVPVNNVREFIAYAKGQTPPLAVASSGNGSAQHLAAEMFKMRTGLDLVHVPYKGGGPALADVVAGQVPVFFALLSSATPHIKAGRLKPLAVTGSTRAQSMPELPTIAEAGLSGYEIYDFNGLFLPARTPPEIVQRWQREVARVLAMPEIRERFAALGTEPVGSTPQAFEAFLRSEITKWTKVVKDANIKVE; encoded by the coding sequence ATGAAAGCAATCTTCCGGTTTCTCCTGCTGCTGACGTTCGCCGTCGGCGCGGCACACGCTCAATTTCCCAACAAGCCCATCCGGTTGATCTTGAGCACCTCGCCGGGCGGCGGGGCCGACGTCACGGCCAGGCTCATTGCCCCGAAGCTGTCGGAGGGCCTCGGCCAGAACGTTGTGGTGGAGAACAGGCCCGGTGCTTCCGGCATGATCGCTGGCGAGTATGTCGCACGCCAGCCGGCAGACGGCTACACGATCCTGTTGGACATTACGACCCATGCAGTGAACCCGGCTCTGTACCCCAAGATGCCGTACGAGCCGCTCAAGGACCTTGTGCCCGTGACGCAGGTGATGCAGGCGCCTAACGTGCTGGTGGTCCATCCCTCGGTGCCCGTGAACAACGTTAGGGAGTTCATCGCCTATGCCAAGGGGCAAACGCCACCGCTGGCGGTTGCGTCTTCCGGAAACGGTTCAGCCCAGCATCTCGCGGCAGAGATGTTCAAGATGCGCACGGGCCTCGATCTCGTGCATGTCCCGTACAAGGGTGGTGGCCCTGCGCTGGCCGACGTGGTCGCCGGCCAGGTGCCCGTCTTCTTCGCGCTCCTGTCTTCTGCCACGCCGCACATCAAGGCGGGCAGGCTCAAGCCACTTGCCGTGACGGGATCGACGCGAGCGCAGTCCATGCCGGAACTGCCCACGATCGCGGAAGCGGGCTTGAGCGGCTACGAGATTTACGATTTCAATGGGCTTTTCCTCCCGGCGCGCACGCCGCCCGAGATCGTCCAACGCTGGCAACGCGAGGTGGCACGTGTGCTGGCCATGCCCGAGATTCGCGAGCGGTTCGCGGCACTCGGCACCGAACCTGTCGGCAGCACACCCCAGGCGTTCGAGGCCTTCCTTCGCTCCGAGATCACCAAGTGGACTAAGGTCGTGAAGGACGCCAACATCAAGGTGGAGTGA
- a CDS encoding isochorismatase family protein gives MTPANVEQRVLRRLGKRHAIGRFDASRTALVIIDMQNYYVAEGFPSGSAQARGIVPNINRMSSAIRAAGAKVIWVLTGSSKAMEFWPNHHIHNLSPENAARRIASLAEGGEGHRIYPELEVHPTDILTSKVMYSAMLPGPSSNLLDTLAEHGIDTLLIAGTKTNVCCESTARDAYMLDFRVAMLSDCTATSSDEEHAATLNTFQLFFGDVMNFDDVAARLEPPARPT, from the coding sequence GTGACACCAGCCAACGTCGAGCAGCGGGTACTTCGCCGGCTTGGAAAGCGACACGCCATCGGTCGCTTCGATGCCTCGCGCACCGCGCTCGTCATCATCGACATGCAGAACTACTACGTTGCCGAGGGGTTTCCCTCGGGGAGTGCGCAGGCGCGAGGCATCGTTCCCAATATCAACCGCATGAGCTCTGCCATACGGGCTGCAGGCGCCAAGGTCATCTGGGTGCTCACGGGCTCGTCGAAGGCGATGGAGTTCTGGCCCAATCACCACATCCACAATCTCTCGCCCGAGAACGCGGCCCGTCGCATCGCCAGCCTTGCCGAAGGTGGCGAGGGGCACAGGATTTATCCGGAGCTCGAGGTGCACCCGACAGACATACTCACCAGCAAGGTGATGTACAGCGCGATGCTTCCGGGCCCCTCTTCCAATCTGCTCGACACCCTGGCGGAGCACGGCATCGACACGCTGCTTATCGCGGGTACCAAGACCAACGTGTGCTGCGAATCTACCGCGCGCGACGCGTACATGCTCGACTTCCGGGTGGCAATGCTTTCGGACTGCACGGCCACATCGAGCGACGAGGAGCATGCCGCCACTCTCAATACCTTCCAGCTTTTTTTTGGCGACGTCATGAATTTCGACGACGTTGCCGCGCGCCTCGAGCCCCCAGCGAGACCGACATGA
- a CDS encoding amino acid synthesis family protein — MTSPSLSYFRFRRWHTYTEETLANEAGVPADGKPVRKIVLGAVIRNPYAGSNSIQALDEVVQHSAALGVEFGRRLNALLGDDRPESFGKACIVGTAGEYEHGNAFLTATFADPLREALGGGKAWIASTGKRGVPGTTIDIPLAHKDALYVRSHYDTVTVSFPDGPNPDEVLILFAVATRGRLHARLGGIQAERIQGKDGLR, encoded by the coding sequence ATGACAAGCCCCTCCCTGAGCTACTTCCGCTTCCGCCGCTGGCATACGTACACTGAGGAAACGCTCGCCAATGAAGCGGGCGTGCCTGCCGACGGCAAGCCCGTGCGCAAGATTGTGCTGGGCGCCGTCATTCGCAATCCCTATGCCGGCAGCAACTCCATACAAGCGCTGGACGAGGTTGTACAGCACTCCGCCGCGCTAGGCGTGGAGTTCGGCCGGCGCCTGAACGCCTTGCTGGGCGACGACAGGCCCGAAAGCTTCGGCAAGGCCTGCATCGTTGGAACGGCGGGCGAGTATGAGCACGGCAATGCGTTTCTGACGGCCACTTTCGCGGACCCGCTGCGCGAAGCTCTAGGCGGGGGCAAGGCTTGGATCGCCTCGACTGGGAAGCGCGGCGTGCCAGGCACCACCATCGACATCCCGCTGGCCCACAAGGACGCGCTGTATGTGCGATCACATTACGACACTGTGACGGTCAGCTTCCCCGACGGTCCGAACCCGGATGAAGTGCTAATCCTGTTCGCGGTGGCAACGCGTGGACGGCTGCACGCGCGACTCGGCGGCATCCAGGCGGAGAGAATTCAGGGCAAGGACGGGCTGCGCTGA
- a CDS encoding cupin domain-containing protein, translating into MDLAQKPGDRTDPPPTVRHIDDIEWETIRWPGETGKMLFHPRPENPTEPNAGLLRFEKGSYHPWHRHDFAQVWYVLEGEFTVGGKTHGPGTMFFHGDPHCEEELRTETGGLMVIVQYPGPTTGGRPIYDKRFNMEQRREVAKERTDI; encoded by the coding sequence ATGGACTTAGCCCAGAAACCTGGCGACCGCACCGATCCGCCGCCCACCGTGCGCCACATCGACGACATCGAATGGGAAACCATTCGCTGGCCCGGCGAGACCGGCAAGATGCTCTTCCACCCGCGACCCGAAAACCCGACCGAGCCGAACGCCGGCCTGCTGCGTTTCGAGAAGGGTTCCTACCATCCCTGGCATCGCCACGACTTCGCGCAGGTCTGGTACGTGCTCGAGGGCGAGTTCACGGTTGGCGGCAAGACGCATGGGCCCGGCACCATGTTCTTCCACGGCGATCCCCATTGCGAGGAGGAGCTGCGGACGGAGACCGGTGGCTTGATGGTGATCGTCCAGTACCCCGGACCGACGACCGGGGGGCGGCCGATTTATGACAAGCGCTTCAACATGGAGCAGCGGCGCGAGGTCGCGAAAGAGCGAACGGACATCTGA
- a CDS encoding ABC transporter substrate-binding protein has product MEEFGGKVNGVKVELVSGDHQNKADVGATIARTWMDRDGVDAIADFSNSSVGLAVQALATERKKITLVTAASTQFTGKSCTPYSSQWVYNSYSNGHGLAKLLTERGADTWFLVTVDYAFGHAFAADIRKTVMAAGGKVVGEVRHPLNASDMSSFLLQAQASKAKVVAFASAGGDLTTAIKQAGEFGLTRNQLLAAPSVFVNDVHSLGLKTSQGLQFLTAFYWDRDDNSRAWARKFFERRKAMPTMTQAGVYSSVRHFLKAVEAAGSDDGDRVAKKMKELPIRDAYTANGRVREDGQVMHDMYLVEVKKPADSKGPWDYYKVLATDPADQVFQPLATSECALVRK; this is encoded by the coding sequence ATCGAGGAGTTCGGCGGCAAGGTCAATGGCGTGAAGGTCGAACTGGTGTCGGGCGACCACCAGAACAAGGCCGACGTGGGCGCGACCATCGCACGGACTTGGATGGACCGCGACGGCGTGGATGCGATCGCCGATTTCTCGAACTCGAGCGTCGGCCTGGCCGTGCAAGCGCTGGCGACCGAACGCAAGAAGATCACGCTCGTCACAGCCGCATCGACGCAGTTCACCGGAAAGTCGTGCACGCCCTATTCGAGCCAGTGGGTCTACAACAGCTACAGCAACGGCCACGGACTGGCCAAGCTGCTCACCGAGCGGGGTGCGGACACCTGGTTCCTGGTCACCGTCGACTACGCTTTCGGGCACGCCTTCGCCGCCGACATCCGCAAGACCGTGATGGCCGCGGGCGGCAAGGTGGTCGGCGAGGTCCGGCATCCGCTGAACGCCTCGGACATGAGCTCGTTCCTGCTCCAGGCGCAGGCTTCGAAGGCCAAGGTCGTCGCCTTCGCCAGCGCAGGTGGGGACCTGACCACGGCCATCAAGCAGGCGGGCGAATTCGGCTTGACGCGCAACCAGCTGCTCGCGGCGCCCTCGGTGTTCGTCAACGACGTGCACAGCCTGGGCTTGAAGACCTCGCAAGGGTTGCAGTTCCTCACCGCTTTCTACTGGGACCGTGACGACAACTCGCGCGCCTGGGCCCGCAAGTTCTTCGAGCGCCGCAAGGCAATGCCGACGATGACCCAGGCGGGCGTGTACTCCAGCGTCCGGCACTTCCTGAAGGCCGTCGAAGCTGCGGGCAGTGATGACGGCGACCGCGTCGCCAAGAAGATGAAGGAACTGCCAATCCGTGACGCCTACACGGCCAACGGCCGCGTGCGCGAAGACGGCCAAGTCATGCACGACATGTACCTGGTGGAAGTGAAGAAGCCTGCAGATTCCAAGGGGCCTTGGGACTACTACAAGGTCCTGGCCACCGACCCGGCTGATCAGGTCTTTCAGCCGCTCGCCACGAGCGAGTGCGCGCTGGTGCGCAAGTGA